The DNA segment TTTTTCACGTCGGTCAGCTTCAGCGGCGGGGAGGTAATCGTGCGCGGCAGTAATGGCGCGCCCGAGGCGAGCGTGACGGGAGCGACGCTGAGAATGAGTTCGTCAAGCAGTTCTCGGTCGTGGAATTGTCCGACGAGGTCGCCACCACCGACGAGCCAGACGTTCTTGCCGTCTGCGGCCTCCACCATGTCCGCGTGGACGGGCGCGACGTCCCCCTGCACGAAGCGAACGTCGGCACCCGCCACCACCGGTAACTCCCGAGTGCTAAACACCCACGCCGGAACGTCGTACGGCCACTCTTCCGGATTCTCTAGAAGGTCCTCGTGCTCGAGTATCCACTCGTAGGTCGTCGAGCCCATCGCCAATGCACCTACTTGGTCGATGAACTGCGGGTAGTCGTCCTGCACGCCCTCGATGTCTCCGAACTGGAAGAGCCAGTCGAGCGAGTTGTCCTCGTCTGCGAGATACCCGTTGATGGTCGTCGCTGTGTAGTATTGGGTCTTCATCTGTTCGACCGCTACTCAGGAAGCGTTCTAGCGGTATAGTGATTTTCACCAGCGTTGCCGTGAGGTGCCGCTTTGGCCGGTCGTGAGCGCGCTATTCTAGTTCGGACTGGGCGGCGTGCTCTGGCGCGTCTTCGCCTACACGACAAGCCTCTGGGCGGTCCCGTTTGTGTTACTGCCGGTGGTCGCTGCGGCGTGGTGGCTTCGGCGCGTCGAGGCGACCTACGGACTCGGAGAGGGACTGCGAGCTAGTGGCTGGCTTCGCGGGCGGCCGGTGGCAATCTGTCTGCTGTGGTTGGGGAGCGTGCTGGCGGTGTGGGGTGTCCAGAGTCTGTTGGCGTTTCCGCCGTTCGGGGGAGGGACGAATACGTTGTCGCACATCGTGGGGGTCGTAGCGAGGCCTGGAATGTTCACATGATAATCCACGGAGGGGTGCTCCGTTTGACCAGGGAGGTTCCTTCAGATACCGGAACTTCTTCAGGTCAGGGTATGGCCCTCATCCTCTCGTGCAGTTCCTCCAAAACGGTTCTACACTCTCGGTACTGACCGTCAAGAATAATCTTTCGGAGCTACTATTCCCTAGTTCCATTGTTAACCCAATATAATGAGTGAAGCAATGAGAGGAAAACCGGTCAAGATTTCGATCGCGGTGTGCTAAGATGAATCGTTTACTTCCAATCCTCGGTTTTGTTATTTTTCTAGCTCTAGCAGGTTGTACAGTTCCCTCGTTGAATGGAGGATCTGGTCAAGAAACACCGGTAAGAGTACTTGTAAACAATTCCGATAATGTCTCCTACACGTTTGAAATATCCGTCGTGGAATTACCTGCGCAGATTACGGTCCGGAGAAGTGATGGTCTGGAGACATCAGCCAAAATCAGTCAAGGGCTAAGCGGCCACGAGTCCGGTGATTATCATACCTTCACAGGAGTTCAATTACCTGACTCAGCCAAGCTCACATCTACCCACACTCTCGAACCAGGGAATGAAACTCAAAGTACCATCAAAGAGTTCCCTCAGAACTTTGCTGTGGTGGTCGTCGTTCAAAAGGAAGAAAACGAAATCATCTCTTGGATAAGTGCGAACTGTGACGACTCTCCCTTAGTTGGTCTTCGAGTCAGGACGCGACCTAGTTCAGAAGGTGGTACCAGCGCAACGTATTCCTGTCATTAGCCCATCGCGGTCGTAGGCCTCCTTCGGAGCACGAGCGACCGTGATGCGTCACTGTGGCCGGTCGTGAACGTACTGTTCTGGCTCGGGCTGGCCGGCGGGTTTCCACACGTCTTTGCCTTGAACACGAGCTGGGCGAGCGAGGTGGAATTCTAATCAAGCCGTCGGGTGAAGAGACAGTTGGAGAACAAGAGTGAAAAATAAATGTGACCATACATTATAAACAGTGTTGATGTGACTACGAACTGATGGCAACAGCTGAGAAAATGATGAGCACGGCAGGCAATGAAATCAGCGA comes from the Halorussus vallis genome and includes:
- a CDS encoding dihydrofolate reductase family protein; translation: MKTQYYTATTINGYLADEDNSLDWLFQFGDIEGVQDDYPQFIDQVGALAMGSTTYEWILEHEDLLENPEEWPYDVPAWVFSTRELPVVAGADVRFVQGDVAPVHADMVEAADGKNVWLVGGGDLVGQFHDRELLDELILSVAPVTLASGAPLLPRTITSPPLKLTDVKKQGDVFAVLTYEVQRSGEE